The Pseudomonadota bacterium genome includes the window TTAGCTTCATCATCAGTGCGAAGCTGGTACAGTCTGTAAAGCTAAATTCCTTGTCTCCGTATTTCTTGAACAATGCCCATGCTTTTAGTCTTTCTTTATCTGTGACATCTTCGATTGAGACTATAGTGCTGTTCATTAGAGCATCTCCAAAAATAACTGCCGCTCTGTGAGAGACTCTATACCGTATGATGGTTATGCTCTCGTCAAGAACATACTCTGATGTCACGAGTTGAATCTTTTGCTGCTTTACCCTGGCGCTTCTTGATACGGCTTCGCCATGATACTGGTCATTTTTATCGTTAAGCGCAAGCCATGCCGAAGTATCAACAAAAAGCCTCATTTTGGTTTCCTATATAAATAGGTATCATGATTTACTGACAGATCTTCATCCCTTGACTGACTTGAACCAATCATGCTCCACAGCGGATCATTTTCCCAATTCTGCAATGTATCTTTTTTTATAAGTTCCAAAACAGCGCTTCTGACAAGATGAGAGAGAGTGGTTTTTTCCTTGTCGGCTTTTCTTCTTAGTTCGTTCAATAAATCTTCCGGGAAATACATCTGCGTTCTTTTAAGTGTTGGCATTTTTTCCTCCCACGATGTATATTATATACACCATGAAATTCATTGTCAAATCCTGGAATAAAAGTTTTTATCCTGGTGTGGAGTTGGGACAATCACGATATCAATACAATAAACACGCAATAGAAAAAAAACACCCATTCCGCCTATCTCTACCAAAAAATCATCTGATTGTGGAAAATATCGAGAGATTGGTTGACCGAATATCCTTGGGAGAAATCAGGAGATAATACCACAGAGTTGGAACGTAAAATTGACCGTTTAGTGTGCTAATTATATGAATTAACACCAGAAGAAATCGCAATTGCGGAAAGCGAATAATGGTTTATGGATTTTGACCCAAGGGCATCAAAAAACTTTTAATATTTAAAAAGCATCTCGCAGAAAGTATTTCTTGCATATAAAAACCCTCTGTCAGCAAAAAGCCAGAGGGTTTTTATGGTGCCTATCAACACCTTATACTACCGGCTTGACGTTAAGTGCCTCCTTTTTTTATCCCTCAAAGCTGATCAGACTCAATTCACATTGAAAACCATATAAAGAAACATTTCTGAAAAACATCCACCTTCTCTGATTTTCACAATATTAGATTATCCGAAGCTGCAAGATTCAAGGGGGCTGAATACCCCCTTTGTTGTTAATTTACTTCAGATGATTTGCTTGGAGCTGGTTTGCTTGGAGCTTTTTTCTTCGTATTCTTGCTTTTCGACTTCTTCGTCTTTTTTGCTTTCTTTTCTGGTGCTGCCTTCTCTGGAGATGCAACCTTTTCAGGTGCTCCAGCCGGTGGCGGAGTTGCAGTCGGAAGATTTACTTTGTCCTGGGCAAATCCTGCTGAAGCAAAGGCTACGCTTATAAGTAATGCAATAATAATGACAAGTGTTTTCTTCATTCGTTTCACCTCCCTTCTTTTATTGATTTTTCTCTGTTTGCTGCAATCTGCATCTAATGGATGCAACAAGCATTTCAAACTCTTCCTGTTCCAGTCTCAGGAGAAAGTCAAGCCGGTTATCTGTCCTGAGAAGTTCCAGGGTAATCATTAAAAGCTTTTCTTTTGTCATGGGGGTCTTTGCAATATATTACTACTTGTTGTTGATAAAATCGAATGAATTATGGAGAACCGGAAGATTGCAGCGGCAAGATCACTTTTCCAGTTCTGTGCCGATATCGATAATTACATAGTTTCATACTGAACATGGGGGGGGGTGAGAAAGAAGTGGACCCCCCCCCATAGAAAATAATGTGGGAAGTATGGAAGGTACGAATTCCGTACATTTTGGACATTTTTTACTTTATTATCTATACCCTTGGGTTTTCATCCCTCCCCCGGAGTATGTAGATATTGAGTATTGTAAAGATTGAGAAAGCGACGGAATTTCTTTAAGAGGTTATTTTAATGACTCCTCAATTTCGAGTTTCCTGATCTGAAGCAGTTTCAGTTTTTTCTCGATATCGGATATTTCCATTTTGATTTTCTTCAACTCAAGCTGGTCTTTAACCTTCTTCAGGTATTCTTTGCCAAGCTCACCAACTATGTACGCTTCAAGCTGTGATCTCAAGATTTTCAGATAGGGA containing:
- a CDS encoding PIN domain-containing protein: MRLFVDTSAWLALNDKNDQYHGEAVSRSARVKQQKIQLVTSEYVLDESITIIRYRVSHRAAVIFGDALMNSTIVSIEDVTDKERLKAWALFKKYGDKEFSFTDCTSFALMMKLSLQKAFTFDDHFKQVGFELF